A genomic window from Candidatus Obscuribacterales bacterium includes:
- a CDS encoding Xaa-Pro peptidase family protein has protein sequence MNARLKKLQQVLSKEKLDGLLVRTFEGDNHNVLYLSGFSGTTAVLLVTRKKAYIITDARYFARAKEEAPDFKLVKVQRGNKVSDHINEALSLAGLSKSSKVGFEAGTISVHVGKVWDKDIKAKLVPTVHMIERMRQFKDEDEIAQLRKACRITSKVYKEVVPLIKPGMTENELGFEIDMRLRQHGAINNSFPSIIASGPNSAVPHHATGDRKLKAGEPVIMDFGGLFPGGYCSDITRTAFVPGKKPHPKMVEIYKIVLEANKAALKELTVGMMWRDYDKVARDYIADLGYGEYFIHGLGHSLGLLVHDPYNYEKDPFEVGTVITDEPGIYIEGFGGVRIEDDVVVTANGAEVLTKAAPYWQF, from the coding sequence ATGAACGCAAGATTGAAAAAGCTGCAGCAAGTTCTCAGCAAAGAAAAACTAGATGGACTTTTAGTTCGCACCTTCGAGGGCGACAATCACAACGTCCTTTACTTGAGCGGCTTCAGCGGAACAACCGCTGTCCTGCTCGTCACGCGCAAGAAGGCGTACATCATTACCGATGCGCGCTACTTCGCCAGAGCCAAAGAAGAAGCCCCTGATTTCAAACTTGTCAAAGTGCAGCGCGGCAACAAAGTGTCTGACCATATCAATGAAGCCCTGTCACTGGCGGGCTTGTCGAAATCAAGCAAGGTCGGCTTTGAGGCAGGAACAATCTCCGTGCATGTGGGCAAGGTGTGGGACAAGGACATCAAAGCGAAGCTGGTGCCGACTGTCCACATGATCGAACGCATGCGCCAATTCAAAGACGAAGACGAAATCGCCCAATTGCGCAAAGCTTGCCGCATTACAAGCAAAGTCTACAAAGAAGTGGTACCACTTATTAAGCCTGGCATGACGGAAAACGAATTGGGATTCGAAATAGACATGCGCCTGCGTCAACACGGCGCAATTAACAACAGCTTCCCGAGTATCATCGCCAGCGGTCCAAACTCCGCCGTACCGCACCATGCGACAGGTGATCGCAAGTTGAAGGCTGGTGAGCCGGTGATTATGGACTTCGGTGGATTATTCCCAGGTGGATATTGTTCGGATATTACGCGCACGGCGTTTGTCCCAGGCAAGAAGCCCCATCCGAAGATGGTGGAGATTTACAAGATCGTTCTTGAGGCTAACAAGGCTGCCCTTAAAGAGTTGACCGTCGGTATGATGTGGCGTGACTACGATAAGGTTGCGCGGGATTATATAGCGGACCTTGGATACGGCGAGTATTTCATTCACGGACTTGGACATAGTCTGGGATTGTTAGTGCACGATCCGTACAACTACGAGAAAGATCCGTTTGAAGTCGGTACTGTTATTACAGACGAACCGGGAATCTACATCGAAGGATTTGGCGGCGTACGTATCGAAGACGACGTCGTGGTAACAGCCAACGGCGCGGAAGTGCTAACCAAGGCCGCCCCTTACTGGCAGTTTTAG
- a CDS encoding aminoglycoside phosphotransferase family protein yields MEDKSLNLITPVPDSQLLSWLSEFYGKPVTIAKRQLLRHRDLSLVERLEIADSLPSTLIYKLVLPPWDIEQELHERILIPSITNSSQLYMTAHVGDLTAMFLEDLGEETLIGKGGTTELAERIGSDLAKIHRAYSYRIDELMGFNILPTLFPLDYVSFVSRLAQQLRQWKLIEPEQEKIFQEMSFVLSDKLKGEPISLVHGDLYAENLIIRHNKLFIIDWSWFTFLGVPTMDLATLTMPHVKNGTFVEFADVVLDSYSQESGRARADIDDALPACHALSRILFLFWLKKRRTMGIVGTTVGHVDELIPKVVDEILGMRL; encoded by the coding sequence GTGGAAGATAAATCGCTGAATTTAATTACGCCTGTTCCCGATAGCCAGTTGCTTAGCTGGCTGTCCGAGTTTTATGGCAAGCCGGTGACAATTGCGAAGCGTCAGTTGCTACGTCATCGTGACTTGTCGCTTGTTGAACGATTGGAAATTGCCGACAGTTTGCCGTCGACGCTTATCTACAAACTTGTCTTGCCACCGTGGGACATCGAGCAGGAATTGCACGAGCGCATTCTTATTCCGTCAATTACTAACTCGTCGCAACTGTACATGACCGCGCACGTCGGTGATTTAACGGCGATGTTTCTGGAGGATCTCGGCGAGGAGACTCTCATCGGCAAGGGTGGCACAACTGAGCTTGCCGAACGCATCGGGTCTGATCTGGCGAAGATACATCGTGCGTACAGCTATCGCATTGATGAGTTGATGGGATTCAATATCTTGCCGACGTTGTTTCCTTTGGACTATGTTTCCTTTGTCAGTCGCTTAGCTCAGCAGCTGCGTCAATGGAAGCTGATCGAGCCTGAGCAGGAAAAGATATTTCAAGAAATGTCTTTTGTATTATCCGACAAGTTAAAAGGTGAGCCGATTTCGCTGGTGCATGGTGACTTGTATGCGGAGAATTTGATCATCCGCCACAACAAGCTATTCATCATCGACTGGTCGTGGTTCACATTCCTCGGCGTGCCGACGATGGATCTTGCCACATTGACTATGCCGCATGTAAAAAACGGGACATTCGTCGAATTTGCCGATGTCGTCTTAGACTCGTACAGCCAAGAATCCGGCCGCGCCCGCGCCGACATCGACGACGCACTACCAGCGTGTCACGCGCTTTCACGAATCTTGTTCCTCTTCTGGTTGAAGAAGCGCAGAACCATGGGCATCGTCGGCACAACAGTCGGACATGTCGACGAGCTCATCCCGAAGGTCGTGGATGAGATTTTGGGGATGCGCCTCTGA
- a CDS encoding ATP-binding protein codes for MNRIVLLVGIPGSGKTTLAQKLVGRGYECLNADSIRKELYGDEAEQGDPQKVFTIFFKRLDEALTRNVDVVIDNTNLNFKHRRPILERAAKAGYKDVQLWLLDVPLDVCLERNKARNRTVSEDIVANMFIELSRSGRPKRDEGKLVIIRPGKDENDFRIFHPQDY; via the coding sequence GTGAACCGAATCGTACTTCTTGTTGGCATCCCCGGCTCCGGGAAAACAACCCTAGCCCAGAAGCTTGTTGGGCGTGGTTATGAGTGCTTAAACGCCGACTCCATCCGCAAAGAGTTGTATGGTGATGAAGCCGAGCAGGGCGATCCGCAGAAAGTTTTCACAATATTCTTTAAACGCCTCGATGAAGCATTAACGCGTAATGTCGATGTGGTTATTGACAATACAAATTTGAATTTCAAACACCGCAGACCAATTTTGGAGCGAGCCGCCAAAGCCGGCTACAAAGACGTTCAACTTTGGCTTTTGGATGTACCGCTGGATGTCTGCCTTGAACGCAACAAAGCTCGCAACAGAACTGTCTCGGAAGATATTGTTGCCAACATGTTTATTGAGTTAAGTCGTTCCGGTCGTCCGAAAAGAGACGAAGGCAAGTTGGTAATTATTCGACCGGGCAAAGACGAAAATGACTTTCGCATCTTCCATCCGCAAGACTACTAA
- a CDS encoding dihydroorotase codes for MQQSLFIKSVLVIDPVNKKQEVMDVRIKDGLIAGYGTNLKVEDGDCQIDGKNLWLTPGFVDIHTHLRDLGQSDKEDIHTGTKSAAAGGYTKVLAMANTDPPIDSAPILTLLLKKIEEQACVKVYPVATVTKGMAGEELTPMVDLARMGVQAFSDDGMPVSNLGVLRRAFEHAKLAGRTIISHAEDHDLTAGGCMHEGPQATALGLPGIPYASEAACVAREIEVVRQTGGTLHFGHISTAISVDLIAQAKKQGLKVTADTTPHHLTLSADDIKEYDTSFKMNPPLRTEADQTALVEALVNGTLDAIATDHAPHTKLEKSLPFDKAPFGVIGLETALPLTLEKLVKTNKLTPLQFISLFTDKPSTIIGISPYMIKPGEQADFTLIDPELSWQYDSGKGMSKSSNSPFHLRNMTGKVLLTVAQGKVAYQDELNLSPRISGKLQTATK; via the coding sequence ATGCAACAAAGTCTTTTCATCAAGTCGGTTCTGGTAATTGATCCCGTCAACAAAAAGCAAGAAGTGATGGATGTCCGCATCAAGGATGGCTTGATAGCTGGATACGGCACCAACTTGAAAGTCGAGGATGGCGACTGCCAAATCGATGGCAAAAATCTTTGGTTGACACCTGGCTTCGTTGATATTCATACGCACTTACGCGATCTTGGACAGTCGGACAAAGAAGATATTCACACAGGGACAAAATCTGCTGCTGCCGGTGGCTACACTAAAGTTTTGGCAATGGCCAATACTGATCCACCAATTGACAGCGCGCCTATTTTGACTTTGTTGCTGAAGAAAATCGAAGAGCAAGCTTGCGTGAAAGTTTATCCCGTTGCCACCGTTACTAAAGGTATGGCGGGTGAAGAATTAACGCCAATGGTTGATTTGGCACGCATGGGTGTACAAGCGTTTTCCGATGACGGCATGCCCGTCAGTAATTTGGGTGTTTTACGTCGCGCATTTGAGCACGCCAAATTAGCCGGCCGTACAATAATTAGTCATGCAGAAGATCACGATTTGACAGCAGGCGGCTGTATGCACGAAGGGCCGCAAGCTACTGCGTTGGGTTTACCTGGAATTCCTTATGCCTCGGAAGCCGCTTGTGTCGCTCGCGAGATTGAAGTTGTTAGACAGACAGGTGGCACGTTACACTTCGGACATATTTCCACTGCGATATCCGTTGACTTGATTGCTCAAGCGAAAAAGCAAGGACTGAAAGTAACAGCCGACACGACACCGCATCACTTAACTCTGTCGGCCGACGACATCAAAGAATACGATACTTCTTTCAAGATGAACCCGCCTTTGCGCACGGAAGCTGATCAAACGGCACTAGTTGAAGCACTAGTAAATGGAACGCTTGATGCAATTGCAACAGATCACGCTCCGCATACAAAGCTGGAGAAGTCATTGCCATTTGATAAAGCTCCATTCGGTGTCATTGGTTTAGAAACAGCGCTGCCTTTGACTCTCGAGAAATTAGTCAAGACAAATAAGTTGACGCCGCTACAATTTATTTCTTTGTTTACCGACAAACCATCAACGATCATCGGGATATCACCGTACATGATCAAACCAGGCGAGCAAGCAGACTTCACGCTTATCGATCCGGAATTGTCCTGGCAGTATGACAGCGGTAAAGGCATGTCGAAAAGCAGCAATTCTCCATTCCACTTACGCAACATGACCGGCAAAGTCTTGCTCACGGTTGCGCAAGGTAAAGTTGCTTATCAGGACGAGTTGAATCTTTCTCCACGCATTTCCGGCAAACTACAAACTGCCACTAAATAA
- a CDS encoding aspartate carbamoyltransferase catalytic subunit, translating to MPHSNQTTRVEDLLSKHLDGRKCWQARRHLLDTKDLTNAEIDCAMALAAEFKKFRSQHLPPMDVLAGKTIANVFYENSTRTRSSFELAAKSLGATVLNFDVGSSSVSKGETILDTAHTLASMDIDCIVQRHSSSGSCHQLAQQLGDQLHFVNAGDGWNGHPTQGLLDAFTMLEVLGSLKGAKVAIVGDITHSRVARSNIWLLQKFGAEVHIAGPATLIPAGLDKLGVKVHYELEPAIKNADFIMALRLQLERQKQGLLASIGEYKKLYRIDHKCLSLAKPKVKVMHPGPLNRGIEITSDLADDPNLSLIETQVKNGVAIRMAVFYLLLNGN from the coding sequence ATGCCTCACTCAAATCAAACGACTCGCGTTGAAGACTTGCTGTCCAAACACCTGGACGGTCGTAAATGCTGGCAAGCTCGCAGGCATTTGCTGGACACCAAAGACTTGACCAATGCCGAAATTGATTGTGCTATGGCATTGGCTGCCGAGTTCAAGAAATTCCGCAGCCAGCACTTGCCACCGATGGATGTGCTTGCTGGAAAGACTATCGCCAATGTCTTTTACGAGAATTCCACCCGCACGCGTTCGAGCTTTGAGTTGGCGGCGAAGTCGCTCGGCGCAACCGTGCTCAACTTCGACGTGGGCAGCTCGTCTGTCTCCAAGGGTGAAACCATTTTGGATACAGCACACACACTTGCCTCAATGGACATTGACTGCATTGTGCAAAGACATAGTTCATCCGGATCGTGTCATCAGCTCGCGCAACAGTTAGGCGACCAACTGCATTTTGTGAACGCCGGCGACGGCTGGAATGGACATCCGACACAGGGATTACTCGATGCTTTCACTATGCTTGAAGTTTTGGGTTCACTCAAAGGAGCTAAAGTTGCCATCGTCGGCGACATCACACATAGCCGCGTTGCCCGTTCCAACATTTGGCTTTTACAAAAATTCGGTGCCGAAGTGCACATTGCCGGACCAGCGACTTTAATACCAGCCGGACTGGATAAGTTGGGCGTGAAAGTTCACTATGAACTTGAACCGGCAATTAAGAATGCTGACTTCATTATGGCTCTGCGCCTGCAATTGGAAAGACAGAAGCAGGGCTTGCTGGCAAGCATCGGTGAGTATAAAAAGCTCTATCGTATTGACCACAAATGCTTATCTCTCGCCAAACCAAAAGTAAAAGTCATGCATCCAGGGCCGCTCAATCGCGGCATTGAAATCACAAGCGACCTGGCTGATGATCCGAATTTGTCTTTGATTGAAACTCAAGTGAAAAATGGTGTTGCCATTCGCATGGCCGTCTTTTACTTACTGCTAAATGGGAACTAG
- a CDS encoding UDP-N-acetylmuramoyl-tripeptide--D-alanyl-D-alanine ligase codes for MTAKFGIDEILEITKGRLAQGLSPDPDKLAGISTDTRNLGGGQWYLALSGERFDGHDFLGDAYSAGATGAIVANRQHYSIGNEQFPLIAVDDTLLAYHALANEWRRRVNPKVVAITGSSGKTTTKEMVAAVFGTNLLTHKSQANENNEIGLAKTILSMPAETQVLVLELAMRGLGEIDLLARTSEPDVGIIVNVGSAHLGRLQTLENIIRAKCELLENLDPSTCVAILGHDDAGLLARAKQVFRGKTIVCRSESVKEVAVDEEGTLFEVDEATLANVQFAVRAHGQSHLQDAWCAVLAGSVCGLSAEQIVKGLGEYMPVAGRGNRLIGFAGSLIIDETYNANPDSVMVAVNAFLNKQAYSQESKYVVLGELAELGDTCNDLHQQLGKWLKNKDLKALVTIGKVARHIAEGAQGASFEVVPCADQLEAEVLLKKRLGKDSAVLIKASHSARLDKLVSSLSK; via the coding sequence TTGACCGCCAAATTCGGCATTGACGAAATTCTAGAAATCACGAAAGGCCGGTTGGCTCAAGGGCTCTCTCCAGACCCCGACAAGCTAGCCGGCATTTCTACGGATACGCGCAACTTAGGCGGCGGACAGTGGTATCTCGCTCTTTCCGGCGAACGCTTCGACGGTCACGACTTTCTAGGCGACGCGTACTCGGCAGGCGCAACGGGCGCCATCGTCGCCAATCGACAGCATTACTCAATCGGCAACGAGCAATTTCCCCTCATCGCAGTCGATGACACGTTGCTCGCCTACCACGCACTGGCCAACGAATGGCGAAGGCGCGTCAATCCGAAAGTCGTGGCGATTACCGGCTCGTCTGGTAAGACCACAACCAAGGAAATGGTCGCTGCGGTTTTTGGAACCAACTTACTAACTCACAAATCACAAGCAAACGAGAATAACGAGATAGGTCTGGCGAAGACCATTCTTTCCATGCCAGCGGAAACGCAAGTGTTGGTATTGGAATTAGCTATGCGCGGACTTGGCGAAATTGATCTTTTGGCACGGACGTCTGAACCGGATGTCGGCATCATCGTCAATGTCGGCTCCGCTCACTTGGGTCGTTTGCAGACTCTGGAAAATATCATTCGCGCTAAGTGTGAGCTTTTGGAAAATCTTGATCCGTCGACGTGTGTTGCTATTTTGGGACATGATGACGCTGGACTGCTTGCGCGCGCTAAGCAAGTCTTTAGAGGCAAGACAATTGTTTGCCGGAGTGAGTCGGTAAAAGAAGTTGCCGTTGATGAAGAAGGTACTTTATTCGAAGTTGACGAGGCAACGCTGGCGAATGTTCAATTTGCTGTTCGCGCACATGGACAATCGCACTTGCAAGACGCCTGGTGTGCAGTACTTGCCGGCTCAGTTTGTGGACTATCCGCCGAGCAAATTGTAAAAGGCTTGGGCGAGTACATGCCTGTTGCCGGTCGTGGAAATCGTCTCATTGGCTTTGCCGGATCACTAATTATCGACGAAACATACAACGCGAATCCTGACTCCGTTATGGTGGCGGTGAATGCCTTCCTCAACAAGCAAGCTTATTCTCAAGAAAGTAAATATGTAGTATTAGGTGAACTTGCAGAACTTGGCGACACATGCAATGACCTTCACCAACAACTGGGCAAGTGGCTTAAAAACAAAGATCTCAAAGCACTAGTTACTATAGGCAAAGTCGCTCGCCACATAGCCGAAGGCGCGCAAGGCGCATCTTTTGAAGTTGTCCCATGCGCAGATCAATTAGAAGCAGAAGTGTTATTGAAGAAGCGTCTAGGTAAGGACTCGGCTGTATTAATTAAGGCATCGCACAGCGCCCGGTTGGATAAACTTGTGTCATCATTGAGTAAGTGA
- a CDS encoding type II toxin-antitoxin system HigB family toxin — MEIFGAETLTEFATSHTHAEAPLKRWLSFAEKAKWANFAELKETFRSADYYRGAVIFDIGGNKFRLIADIAYEKQAVYIYKVLTHQEYAENKWKKRYENT, encoded by the coding sequence ATGGAGATCTTCGGAGCGGAAACGCTAACTGAATTTGCAACTAGTCATACACATGCAGAAGCTCCACTCAAACGATGGTTGTCTTTTGCGGAAAAAGCAAAGTGGGCTAACTTCGCCGAGCTCAAAGAAACATTCCGTTCCGCAGACTATTATCGCGGAGCAGTAATTTTCGATATTGGTGGCAACAAGTTTAGACTCATCGCAGACATTGCCTACGAAAAACAAGCCGTATACATATACAAAGTTCTAACTCATCAGGAATATGCTGAAAACAAATGGAAAAAGCGATATGAAAACACTTAA
- a CDS encoding PCYCGC domain-containing protein — translation MNSRFAQILPLVLALAFVSGQVNAQPPKTAAVQETYHVLPPEQFFGAAQMGYMAAKLAPETISKLFCYCGCDITDGHGRLLDCFEGYHGVDCHICVEEAMQALTMKREGKSIAEIQQKVDQMFSDKYPFQTETDKLKKYKASRLYKADTAAEAKVTADREKDPMRRPLIMNKKPEPGEPGGCCANHDDKNKTKKK, via the coding sequence ATGAACTCACGTTTTGCCCAAATCTTGCCCCTAGTGCTCGCCCTGGCTTTCGTCAGCGGACAAGTTAACGCCCAGCCACCCAAGACGGCAGCCGTTCAAGAGACTTACCATGTATTGCCGCCTGAACAATTCTTCGGCGCTGCACAAATGGGATACATGGCCGCCAAGCTGGCTCCGGAAACAATTTCCAAATTATTCTGTTACTGCGGATGCGATATAACCGACGGTCACGGTCGCTTACTCGATTGCTTCGAAGGCTATCACGGAGTTGATTGCCACATTTGCGTTGAAGAGGCAATGCAAGCATTAACGATGAAGCGCGAAGGAAAATCAATTGCTGAGATTCAGCAAAAAGTTGATCAAATGTTTTCCGACAAATATCCATTCCAAACAGAAACAGACAAACTCAAAAAATACAAAGCATCTCGCTTGTACAAAGCTGATACCGCTGCAGAAGCAAAAGTAACTGCCGATCGCGAAAAAGATCCGATGCGTCGCCCACTCATCATGAACAAAAAGCCCGAACCCGGCGAACCAGGCGGCTGCTGCGCTAATCACGACGATAAGAATAAGACCAAGAAGAAGTAA
- the mnmG gene encoding tRNA uridine-5-carboxymethylaminomethyl(34) synthesis enzyme MnmG — protein sequence MASNVFDYDVIVIGGGHAGVEAANASAKLGVKTLLLAVNLDTIGAMPCNPAVGGPGKSQLVKEVDALGGIMGIAADATYLQMRMLNLSRGPAVQSLRAQSDKREYSTWMKAYMESLPNLTIKQGMVTKFLIEDGKAAGVELQFGERVNAKALVLCAGTFLEGTIWIGKQTQSAGRAGEFASIGLSASLKALGFTMDRLKTGTPPRIDGRTIDYTNLPIVPGDENHAFFSFLDNRPEREQLPCHQTRTTEKTHEVIRNNLGESPMYSGMIHGVGPRYCPSIEDKVVRFADKESHSFFLEPEGRSTFEVYLQGCSTSLPIHVQHEIVKSLPGLENATIIRPAYAVEYDYLPAIQFNHTLMSKDMPGFFAAGQMLGTSGYEEAAAQGLIAGINAALYVHGGNEFVLSRASSYTGTLIDDLVSKEIGEPYRMMTSRSEYRLLLRQDNADTRLTPFGREIGLVDDYRWNLYQKKQEEVAAEHKRLQTTRVHPSAEWQAALREFDEELRQPVLLEELLRRPRVPYSVIEKMAPAVDGGKFAWSLEIETEVKYAGYIERQKAQVKQAERLDNVKLPTDFDYMNMENLAKEAREKLTRIKPLTLGQASRIGGITPADVSVLLVFIEARRRAGQAPELATV from the coding sequence ATGGCGTCTAATGTTTTTGACTACGATGTAATTGTCATCGGCGGCGGCCATGCCGGCGTTGAAGCCGCCAATGCGTCCGCCAAATTGGGCGTAAAGACGCTGCTTTTAGCCGTCAATTTGGACACAATAGGCGCCATGCCCTGCAACCCAGCCGTTGGCGGGCCAGGCAAGTCGCAGCTGGTCAAGGAAGTCGATGCGCTGGGCGGTATTATGGGCATTGCAGCTGATGCCACGTATTTACAGATGCGCATGCTCAACTTGAGTCGCGGTCCAGCTGTGCAGTCGTTGCGCGCGCAGTCTGATAAGCGCGAATACAGCACTTGGATGAAGGCTTACATGGAGTCTTTGCCCAACTTGACCATCAAGCAGGGCATGGTCACGAAATTTTTGATTGAAGATGGAAAAGCTGCCGGAGTCGAACTTCAATTTGGCGAACGCGTAAATGCAAAGGCGCTTGTTTTATGTGCCGGTACTTTTCTTGAAGGAACAATCTGGATTGGCAAACAAACTCAGTCTGCCGGTCGTGCCGGAGAGTTCGCATCAATTGGTTTGTCGGCGAGTCTGAAAGCATTAGGCTTCACGATGGACCGCCTGAAGACTGGTACGCCGCCGCGTATCGATGGACGCACAATTGACTACACTAATTTGCCGATTGTGCCTGGTGATGAAAACCACGCGTTCTTTTCTTTCTTGGACAACAGACCTGAGCGTGAACAATTGCCGTGTCACCAAACACGCACGACAGAAAAGACTCACGAGGTTATTCGCAACAACTTAGGCGAGTCGCCCATGTATTCGGGAATGATTCATGGCGTCGGTCCGCGTTACTGTCCGTCCATTGAAGACAAGGTTGTGCGCTTTGCGGACAAAGAAAGCCATTCTTTCTTTTTGGAACCAGAAGGCAGATCGACATTTGAAGTGTATTTGCAAGGCTGTTCAACGAGCTTACCCATTCATGTCCAGCACGAGATAGTCAAATCTTTGCCCGGACTAGAAAACGCCACAATTATTCGTCCGGCTTATGCTGTTGAATATGACTACTTGCCGGCTATTCAGTTTAATCACACATTGATGTCGAAAGACATGCCGGGATTCTTTGCTGCCGGTCAGATGCTCGGCACGAGTGGCTATGAAGAAGCCGCCGCGCAAGGACTAATTGCTGGTATCAACGCGGCGTTGTATGTACATGGCGGCAATGAGTTTGTATTGAGTCGTGCATCGAGTTATACAGGCACTCTCATCGATGATTTGGTTAGTAAGGAAATTGGCGAGCCGTATCGCATGATGACGTCACGTTCGGAATATCGCTTGTTGTTGCGTCAAGATAACGCAGATACGCGCCTTACACCATTTGGTCGTGAGATTGGTCTCGTCGATGATTATCGTTGGAATCTCTATCAGAAGAAGCAAGAAGAAGTTGCTGCCGAGCACAAGCGTCTACAAACAACGCGCGTGCATCCGAGTGCCGAATGGCAAGCGGCTCTTAGAGAATTCGATGAAGAGCTGAGACAGCCAGTGTTATTGGAAGAGCTGCTTAGACGCCCACGCGTGCCTTATTCCGTAATTGAAAAAATGGCTCCTGCCGTCGATGGCGGCAAATTCGCCTGGTCGCTTGAAATAGAGACGGAAGTCAAATATGCAGGCTACATCGAGAGACAAAAAGCGCAAGTAAAACAAGCTGAGCGTTTGGACAATGTTAAATTGCCAACTGACTTTGATTACATGAACATGGAAAATCTAGCCAAAGAAGCTCGCGAAAAACTAACACGCATCAAGCCGCTGACACTCGGACAAGCCTCGCGCATTGGCGGTATTACACCGGCAGATGTATCCGTGCTGCTCGTATTTATAGAAGCCCGCCGCCGTGCCGGACAAGCTCCAGAGTTGGCGACTGTCTAA
- a CDS encoding tRNA-binding protein: protein MEITYADFEKVEIRVGKIVRVEEFAKARKPAFKLWIDFGPLGTKQSSAQITKFYNTEELVGRQVVAVVNFPPRQVADFMSEVLVLGAVPVDGDVILLKPDQEVELGARIS from the coding sequence ATGGAAATTACCTACGCGGATTTTGAAAAGGTCGAAATAAGAGTAGGCAAGATTGTAAGAGTTGAGGAATTTGCCAAGGCTCGAAAGCCGGCATTTAAACTGTGGATTGATTTTGGTCCACTAGGTACAAAGCAATCGAGCGCGCAGATAACGAAGTTCTACAATACGGAAGAGCTAGTTGGGCGACAAGTTGTTGCCGTCGTTAACTTTCCACCTCGTCAGGTAGCAGATTTCATGTCTGAGGTGCTTGTCTTAGGCGCCGTGCCCGTAGATGGTGATGTTATTTTGTTGAAGCCTGATCAAGAAGTTGAATTGGGAGCGAGGATTTCGTAG
- a CDS encoding tetratricopeptide repeat protein → MDNDNSTWKKLMDAGNLAFEKRRLADVERLYAEAIKEAVKFADDDPRLAYTYNNYAALCHSQGKYAFAENYYQKALEINEKNCGADSLEVAQNLHNLAIVYSAKLRYDEAESLYQRSLEIKEKHLGADHKDLVSNLKNYARLLKTMKRDEEAQKLESRAAAIG, encoded by the coding sequence GTGGATAATGACAATAGCACCTGGAAGAAGCTCATGGATGCCGGTAATTTGGCATTCGAGAAAAGGCGCCTTGCTGATGTGGAACGGCTGTATGCGGAAGCCATTAAAGAGGCAGTGAAATTCGCAGACGATGATCCGCGTCTTGCGTATACATATAATAATTACGCTGCTTTGTGCCATAGCCAAGGCAAGTATGCATTTGCGGAGAACTATTACCAGAAGGCTCTTGAGATAAACGAGAAGAATTGCGGAGCTGATAGTCTAGAAGTCGCGCAGAATTTGCACAATCTGGCGATTGTCTACAGCGCCAAGCTTCGCTACGACGAAGCGGAGTCGTTGTATCAGCGCTCACTGGAAATCAAAGAAAAGCATCTGGGTGCGGACCACAAAGACTTAGTATCCAACCTGAAAAACTACGCCCGCCTATTAAAGACAATGAAGCGCGATGAAGAAGCGCAGAAGCTAGAGTCGCGTGCTGCGGCGATAGGGTAG